One region of Carassius gibelio isolate Cgi1373 ecotype wild population from Czech Republic chromosome A1, carGib1.2-hapl.c, whole genome shotgun sequence genomic DNA includes:
- the LOC128026755 gene encoding uncharacterized protein LOC128026755 isoform X1 — translation MTLYNIFVSYVFLDMEPTVRFRVLIDHEVKKLTLNSGIPSTVDELVAAIKKQFAITTEISLQYKDEEFDDFFTLTTTKELKDKDTLKVVCVPLNITLTLVPQESTPDTSSVYSLSESVTHSDGSDDTVILSPSPSERQKPWPALFPIPTFSHNTELALSQGNEIYLRDGTLLTSPSVKADILERLAEAMFSYTAYPNDAQRSAVAQALIEKHPCLKEPGSFNGIYGWQQSLKYKCGNYRTKRKALGSPELLINSMKYKMGDDRKPAKNIKKPKRAEVNYLPQHPSGETDSSLENVRLDLIEASKKRDVKSINDMMARTYSWRRMEVVVQSPDVAKFKERWPALFEPSQINEEFRRCAAVPLESVFMSQLDKYTPKLLDLFSAKGGAVGQRIKNLLMELTQDPSTSVVKKRDVTLRCLVEYMGESGQELISDYYGKTESSVHEDLKMSNMQIYVCREPDAVGIIIEGIPVLTDLGNLARACCLLLGMTYALNLQYPPQLCKTFEVFQRLFVGLDTLRPKPSSRFMTLKNKLLS, via the exons ATGACTTTGTATAACATATTTGTTTCTTATGTCTTTCTAGACATGGAACCAACAGTCAGATTCCGGGTCCTCATTGATCACGAGGTCAAAAAACTTACACTCAACAGTGGCATACCCTCAACTGTGGATGAATTGGTTGCAGCCATCAAAAAACAATTTGCCATCACCACAGAAATCAGTCTTCAGTACAAAGATGAAGAGTTTGATGACTTTTTCACCCTAACGACCACAAAGGAACTCAAAGATAAAGACACACTGAAAGTAGTGTGTGTACCGCTAAACATAACACTGACCCTTGTTCCCCAGGAAAGCACCCCTGATACCTCCAGTGTGTACTCTTTATCCGAGTCTGTGACACACTCTGACGGCTCAGATGATACTGTGATTCTGTCTCCTTCACCCTCTGAAAGGCAAAAACCATGGCCTGCTCTATTTCCCATTCCAACTTTCTCACACAACACTGAGCTGGCTTTGAGTCAAGGTAATGAGATTTATTTAAGAGATGGCACCCTACTGACATCACCCAGTGTCAAAGCGGATATCTTGGAGCGCCTGGCAGAGGCCATGTTTAGCTACACAGCGTACCCCAATGATGCCCAGAGGTCTGCAGTAGCACAGGCACTAATAGAAAAGCATCCCTGTTTGAAGGAGCCTGGCTCTTTTAATGGAATTTATGGGTGGCAACAAAGCCTGAAATACAAATGTGGAAACTATCGTACCAAACGTAAAGCATTGGGAAGCCCTGAACTCCTGATAAACTCAATGAAATACAAGATGGGAGATGACAGAAAACCTGCTAAAAACATCAAGAAACCAAAGAGGGCAGAAGTAAATTACCTGCCTCAGCACCCTTCTGGTGAAACAGACAGCAGCCTTGAGAATGTGAGGCTTGACCTAATAGAAGCCAGCAAGAAAAGGGACGTCAAAAGCATAAATGACATGATGGCCAGAACATATAGCTGGAGAAGAATGGAAGTGGTTGTCCAGTCCCCAGATGTGGCAAAATTTAAAGAAAGATGGCCTGCCCTCTTTGAACCATCCCAG ATAAATGAAGAATTCCGAAGGTGTGCTGCAGTTCCACTAGAATCAGTGTTTATGTCCCAGCTGGACAAGTACACTCCAAAACTTCTTGACCTGTTTAGTGCGAAGGGTGGAGCGGTTGGTCAACGCATCAAGAACTTGTTAATGGAACTGACACAG GATCCAAGTACCTCTGTGGTGAAGAAGAGAGACGTGACTCTGAGATGCCTCGTTGAATACATGGGAGAGAGTGGGCAAGAGCTCATCTCTGACTACTAT GGAAAAACAGAGAGCAGTGTCCACGAGGACTTGAAAATGAGCAATATGCAGATATACGTCTGCCGTGAACCAGATGCAGTGGGCATCATCATTGAGGGAATCCCAGTGCTTACTGATCTTGGAAATCTGGCCAGGGCATGTTGCCTGCTTCTGGGGATGACATATGCTCTGAACCTGCAGTATCCACCACAACTCTGCAAAACATTTGAGGTGTTCCAAAGACTTTTTGTGGGACTTGACACACTGCGCCCAAAACCTTCCTCCCGATTCATGACACTAAAAAACAAACTTCTGAGTTAG
- the LOC128026755 gene encoding uncharacterized protein LOC128026755 isoform X2 gives MEPTVRFRVLIDHEVKKLTLNSGIPSTVDELVAAIKKQFAITTEISLQYKDEEFDDFFTLTTTKELKDKDTLKVVCVPLNITLTLVPQESTPDTSSVYSLSESVTHSDGSDDTVILSPSPSERQKPWPALFPIPTFSHNTELALSQGNEIYLRDGTLLTSPSVKADILERLAEAMFSYTAYPNDAQRSAVAQALIEKHPCLKEPGSFNGIYGWQQSLKYKCGNYRTKRKALGSPELLINSMKYKMGDDRKPAKNIKKPKRAEVNYLPQHPSGETDSSLENVRLDLIEASKKRDVKSINDMMARTYSWRRMEVVVQSPDVAKFKERWPALFEPSQINEEFRRCAAVPLESVFMSQLDKYTPKLLDLFSAKGGAVGQRIKNLLMELTQDPSTSVVKKRDVTLRCLVEYMGESGQELISDYYGKTESSVHEDLKMSNMQIYVCREPDAVGIIIEGIPVLTDLGNLARACCLLLGMTYALNLQYPPQLCKTFEVFQRLFVGLDTLRPKPSSRFMTLKNKLLS, from the exons ATGGAACCAACAGTCAGATTCCGGGTCCTCATTGATCACGAGGTCAAAAAACTTACACTCAACAGTGGCATACCCTCAACTGTGGATGAATTGGTTGCAGCCATCAAAAAACAATTTGCCATCACCACAGAAATCAGTCTTCAGTACAAAGATGAAGAGTTTGATGACTTTTTCACCCTAACGACCACAAAGGAACTCAAAGATAAAGACACACTGAAAGTAGTGTGTGTACCGCTAAACATAACACTGACCCTTGTTCCCCAGGAAAGCACCCCTGATACCTCCAGTGTGTACTCTTTATCCGAGTCTGTGACACACTCTGACGGCTCAGATGATACTGTGATTCTGTCTCCTTCACCCTCTGAAAGGCAAAAACCATGGCCTGCTCTATTTCCCATTCCAACTTTCTCACACAACACTGAGCTGGCTTTGAGTCAAGGTAATGAGATTTATTTAAGAGATGGCACCCTACTGACATCACCCAGTGTCAAAGCGGATATCTTGGAGCGCCTGGCAGAGGCCATGTTTAGCTACACAGCGTACCCCAATGATGCCCAGAGGTCTGCAGTAGCACAGGCACTAATAGAAAAGCATCCCTGTTTGAAGGAGCCTGGCTCTTTTAATGGAATTTATGGGTGGCAACAAAGCCTGAAATACAAATGTGGAAACTATCGTACCAAACGTAAAGCATTGGGAAGCCCTGAACTCCTGATAAACTCAATGAAATACAAGATGGGAGATGACAGAAAACCTGCTAAAAACATCAAGAAACCAAAGAGGGCAGAAGTAAATTACCTGCCTCAGCACCCTTCTGGTGAAACAGACAGCAGCCTTGAGAATGTGAGGCTTGACCTAATAGAAGCCAGCAAGAAAAGGGACGTCAAAAGCATAAATGACATGATGGCCAGAACATATAGCTGGAGAAGAATGGAAGTGGTTGTCCAGTCCCCAGATGTGGCAAAATTTAAAGAAAGATGGCCTGCCCTCTTTGAACCATCCCAG ATAAATGAAGAATTCCGAAGGTGTGCTGCAGTTCCACTAGAATCAGTGTTTATGTCCCAGCTGGACAAGTACACTCCAAAACTTCTTGACCTGTTTAGTGCGAAGGGTGGAGCGGTTGGTCAACGCATCAAGAACTTGTTAATGGAACTGACACAG GATCCAAGTACCTCTGTGGTGAAGAAGAGAGACGTGACTCTGAGATGCCTCGTTGAATACATGGGAGAGAGTGGGCAAGAGCTCATCTCTGACTACTAT GGAAAAACAGAGAGCAGTGTCCACGAGGACTTGAAAATGAGCAATATGCAGATATACGTCTGCCGTGAACCAGATGCAGTGGGCATCATCATTGAGGGAATCCCAGTGCTTACTGATCTTGGAAATCTGGCCAGGGCATGTTGCCTGCTTCTGGGGATGACATATGCTCTGAACCTGCAGTATCCACCACAACTCTGCAAAACATTTGAGGTGTTCCAAAGACTTTTTGTGGGACTTGACACACTGCGCCCAAAACCTTCCTCCCGATTCATGACACTAAAAAACAAACTTCTGAGTTAG